GATTGTCTGAGTTGTCGAACCGGCCTGTCCGGATTGGAGGTGCTGATGGGTGCGTAAAATCGCATCGCCCAATCGCGGATTCACATTAGGCAGTCCGACAGTTGAATTGGGCATCGGCTGATAAACGGACTCCAGTAAACTCAAACCAAATCTCGCGTTACCGTAAGGCATCGTCAGCCGACTGGCCGCCAACACCGCGATCGGGCCACCCGGCGTCAACAACATCTGTTCAGCAAGGCTGCCACTGGCCGCATCAAAAGCACCGGTATAACACGCCAACAACACCGCAATTGAGGCTCGCGAAGGCACAGCATCAAGCTGAGAAACGGACTGGTTGTTCAGCAATGAGCGAACTTGCCAGTCGCTTCCCTTCCCATTCAGCCCCGCCGAATCGCCTCCCGAACGCTCCAATAAGTCCAACCGGTCGACGCTGCCGTGCCCCGCATAGATCCAAAATCTCGCGCCGCTGCGATACCGACGTAAGACACAATCAGCAAACGGTTCACCCACCGGACAAAACAAATGCCCAGGACTTGCGTAGGCAATCTGTGGCTTGGCATCGGGCGGCAAAGCACTGGTCAGAACCGTCCGTGTGACCGTTTCGATTGCACCATCGACGACTGCTCCAAAACCACCCACGCCAGCGGTTAACTGAAGATTCTGACGCCACCGACCAAAGTCAGTCGAAACTTCATATGCGATCAGCCTGTCGACCATTGCCGATAGCTGCGTTGAATTCAAAACCGGTATTCGCCCGACAGCCGCATCACTGCGACCGTCCGAATCCAGATCGCCGTAGGGCGCGTCGCTCGGAAAAGTTGGCGTTGAGCCATACTTCTCGGTGACCCGTGAAGCTAAATAGAACGTCGGAATCCGCAACTCATCCATCGCCATCCGGCTCGGATCCTGACTGCTGACTGCAGTCCGAGTCCCCACCGCGGGTGCATCGCCGACAAGCACGACGTACCGGGTTGATGGACCGGCAACATCACGAATGCCCGCCGCAGTTTGCCTCGCGGTGCCCGCATTCGAACAAAACGCGACACTCAGCCCCTGCCCCGTTCGTAGCTGAACCCAGGGCTGCAATTCATCCCGCAGACTGTCGTGACAAACCACAACCACGTCCGATTCATTCGCCACCGAGGCGTTTGAGATGGCAAACCATGCGATCCAGAACGCGAAGACACAAAAACCAACACGCCCCCCAATGGCTGAGGCGTCACGACAAGCTCTCGGCCTCCAACACTGATGCTGGACTGCCGCGTCTGGAAGCGGGCGGAAGCCTGGACTCCAACGTTGATCACGTTTGTTCATGCCTTAATCCGTTAATGACTCGTTCGTTGATTCCTTGGCGGGCTCGTCAGCCGCTACGCCAGCGATCTCGTCCCGATAATGACAAGCCTCCATAAACGACTCCAACAAGACCTGTGCCGCGATCGCGTCGATCCGCTTCTTAGTCTTCTTACGAGTGGTTTTGCTCTGTCGAATGCGTTGATTTGCCGCGACGGTGGTGAACCGTTCATCAAACAACCTTGTCGGTAACTCAGTCACCCGCATCAGCCAGCTGGCAAACTTCCTGGCCTGGACACTCTTGTCGCTCTCACCGCCATCACAGTGAATGGGCAAACCCACCACCCAAGCGGACACCCGCTCTTCCTTGGCAATTTGCCGAAAGTACTCCTCGTCCACTTCGTAACCCCCAGCATCCGGCTGGGTCACTTCATGAACACACAATGGACTGGCCAAAATTCGATCGGGATCACAAATCGCGATCCCGATACGAACGCTCCCATAGTCCACCGAGGCAATACGTCCTTCGGAGGGGAAAAGATCAGTCGATGACGGTGTATTCATCACCTCGTTTTAGCACAACATCACGACGGACACTAACGGCAATTCGATCCGTGGATTCCCGGGTGGTTCGTGGCCACCCCCGAACGAAAGAAACGGCCATCAATGGCAGCGAATCCCATCTCTTTGGAAAACAATTCTTGTTCGCAGACTAAGAAATTTCGGTTTCAATCGTCGTATCTGTTAGAACCGAATATTTGACGGTTTCGTGTGCCAATCGACGTCACTCGCCAATCGGAACCGTCAACTCTCCTCTTTTCCCTCGTCAATCGACTTTCGCCGGAGCCGTGTAATGCGTTTCACCAATTCAGTGGCATCGTGCCTCATTGCCGCACTGTGGGTTACCCCCTCGCTCATCACCGTCACCCAGGCGGATGAAATCACGATCAAAATTGAGACCAAGGAATCAACATCACCCGACGAAGCAAAATCGTCACCGTTTAGCGGTCAGCGTGCGACCGTGGACGTCGCCATTTTGCTGGACACATCCAGTTCGATGGACGGACTAATCAATCAGGCTCGCAGCCAACTATGGAACATCGTGCAAGAGTTCATGAAGGCCAAGAAGGCGGGCAAGACGCCACTGCTGAGAGTCGCCGTGATGGAGTATGGCAACAGCGGTCTACCCGCGACGGAGGACTACATTCGGCAAGTCGTTCCCATGACCGATGATCTCGACAAGGTTTCCGAGGGACTCTTCGCACTAAGCACCAACGGCGGCGACGAGTACTGTGGGTCCGTCATCAAAGAATCGCTCAAAAGACTCGATTGGAGTACAGAACCTGGTGGCTACAAGGCAATCTTTATCGCCGGCAACGAGCCTTTTGATCAGGGATCCGTCGACTACAAGGCCGCCTGCAAAAACGCGATCCAGCAGGGCGTCGTCGTCAACACAATTCACTGCGGTAATCGAAATGCGGGCGTCCGAGGACACTGGAAAGAAGGCGCCGATCTTGCCGAAGGAAAGTTCATGAACATCGACCAGGACGAACGCGTCGTCCACATCAAAGCGCCGCAGGATAAAATCATTATTGAACTGAATGCCCAGTTGAATAAAACTTATTTGTGGTACGGCAAGGCTGAAAAACGGCAGGCCTACCAAATGAACCAGGCGAGGCAAGATTCCAACGCCGGCGGGTCGGGTGGTCTGAGTAGCCGAGCCAAAATCAAATCCAGTTCGATCTACCGAAACGTAGGACGTGATCTTGTCGACACTTTTGAAGAAAGCCAAGACGCGGTCAAGGATCTCGACGAGTCCAAGTTGCCCGAGTCGCTAAAAAGTCTTTCACCGGAACAACGTGTGGCCGAGATCCAGCGATTATCAAAGCTTCGCACCGAAATCAAGTCAAAGCTCGCCGAGGCCAGCAAGCAGCGAGACGCCTTCGTGCAAGCCGAACAGAAGAAGCTGGCTGAAAGTTCAGGCGAAACCTTCGGCGATGCCTTCTCCGCCGCAGTGAGC
This window of the Neorhodopirellula lusitana genome carries:
- a CDS encoding vWA domain-containing protein is translated as MRFTNSVASCLIAALWVTPSLITVTQADEITIKIETKESTSPDEAKSSPFSGQRATVDVAILLDTSSSMDGLINQARSQLWNIVQEFMKAKKAGKTPLLRVAVMEYGNSGLPATEDYIRQVVPMTDDLDKVSEGLFALSTNGGDEYCGSVIKESLKRLDWSTEPGGYKAIFIAGNEPFDQGSVDYKAACKNAIQQGVVVNTIHCGNRNAGVRGHWKEGADLAEGKFMNIDQDERVVHIKAPQDKIIIELNAQLNKTYLWYGKAEKRQAYQMNQARQDSNAGGSGGLSSRAKIKSSSIYRNVGRDLVDTFEESQDAVKDLDESKLPESLKSLSPEQRVAEIQRLSKLRTEIKSKLAEASKQRDAFVQAEQKKLAESSGETFGDAFSAAVSEQLQQAGFQQSQ
- the ruvX gene encoding Holliday junction resolvase RuvX, whose translation is MNTPSSTDLFPSEGRIASVDYGSVRIGIAICDPDRILASPLCVHEVTQPDAGGYEVDEEYFRQIAKEERVSAWVVGLPIHCDGGESDKSVQARKFASWLMRVTELPTRLFDERFTTVAANQRIRQSKTTRKKTKKRIDAIAAQVLLESFMEACHYRDEIAGVAADEPAKESTNESLTD
- a CDS encoding C25 family cysteine peptidase; protein product: MNKRDQRWSPGFRPLPDAAVQHQCWRPRACRDASAIGGRVGFCVFAFWIAWFAISNASVANESDVVVVCHDSLRDELQPWVQLRTGQGLSVAFCSNAGTARQTAAGIRDVAGPSTRYVVLVGDAPAVGTRTAVSSQDPSRMAMDELRIPTFYLASRVTEKYGSTPTFPSDAPYGDLDSDGRSDAAVGRIPVLNSTQLSAMVDRLIAYEVSTDFGRWRQNLQLTAGVGGFGAVVDGAIETVTRTVLTSALPPDAKPQIAYASPGHLFCPVGEPFADCVLRRYRSGARFWIYAGHGSVDRLDLLERSGGDSAGLNGKGSDWQVRSLLNNQSVSQLDAVPSRASIAVLLACYTGAFDAASGSLAEQMLLTPGGPIAVLAASRLTMPYGNARFGLSLLESVYQPMPNSTVGLPNVNPRLGDAILRTHQHLQSGQAGSTTQTIVDGVATLISPAGSDLGDERVEHAALYQLMGDPTLRLFQPVALEMTPHVQKLVDGVAGNPDATRQIDVEIASPIAGTARVWIDRPLNQVSHAQVSLASDKQRAGELTTDHDPHGCTLTEVMMPIQSDEVATASLQLPADFNGSVVVRAFVQGRDQWATAAKRQLIHRSLAK